The genomic DNA gatatcaactttagcatttttagctatcaatttcagcatcttcagctatcggcaCTATAGCAACTTGAGCGGCCAaatccagcttacagcattcatactagcattatcacaggtaatgctgaaTACaaagttttagttagtttaaagctaatgatggttaagatgtttgctttacatccagtttacacatgacccgattagttgactaatctgacaaaaaaattcaGTGATTTGtacgtcgactattaaaacaatcatttgtgACAGCACTATTGGATGGACatgatttcatttcatttgaggGCTAATGGTAGGGGCATTCTGAAAGGGCTAAGGTGGGCACATGTAACCCGAGCCATCTAAGTCAATCCCTGATGGTGAGTGAGCCATATGGCTTTTCCTTCCCGTATAccagacagcaatgaaaggaaaTGACGATCAATATCTCCCCATTAGAGTCCAAAGAGAGTACGTTTGAAATGATGCTAAATTCCTCCCAGCACACACTGATCTGTGCACAGAGGGGGTATTGCATGTCTGACTACTGTAAAGGAagattttgacttcttttttgCAACCATAAGTTATTAGTAGTCTGTTTAGTTCATTGTGAATTTATGAGTCCTGTCTTTCACAGACGCCGTTTTCAGTCCTCGTGGGGTTTCAGTGAGTTACCACAACCAGCTGTCTGCCGGCCGTAAGAGCACTTCCTCCTCGTCTGTGTGTCCGGTCGCACCCAAAGGGACAATCCCAGCGGCCTTCAGGAGCAGAAATCCTGAGTGCAGCTCGACACAACCAGCAGATGTGACAAAACCCAAAACGTTAGAAAGTCCGTCTCCAAAAAGAATCCAGGAGGAAGTCGTGGAAAATGTTAGACGTCAAGAGTTTAAAGTGACAAATGTTGAGCCTTTGCTGACTTCTTATGAGCTTAAAGCgtctgctgcagctctggaggAAAAGGATGGAAGCGGATCAAGCGTGGTTGAGGATCCTGAGGAAGTCACTAAGTCTGTCGTTAGTTGTCAGGTGGAGTCTGGACTCAGCAGTGAGCCGTGTTTCAGTGATGAAGCTGGTCTGCATCAGTTCCTGGAACACAGTATGTTACTGAAGAGTGACAGAGCAACAGATGAACCCAACAGCTTCTCTGATGATATGGAAAATTATCCAGGAGAAGAAATAGTAGAGACAGAAGGTGAAGGTAGAGATGAGGTGGAGGAGACACGAGACTCCGAAATAGAAGTAACACTCAAATCAACCACTGAGTGCATGTCCAGCAGTGTGGATTCTGAATGTGAACCTACCCAAGAGATGACAGGTGATGCTGCAGGTGAGGGAATgcaggaagtgatggaggaTAAGTTATACCCTGATGGAGAAGAGATGGACACGTGGGACAGCGTGATAGAGAGGAAAGTTGATGTGAAGACAGAAGAGGAGCTgaaacatgaaggaaaaactCAACACGCTGAACCAGAAGAAGACATTTCAGCAAAAGAGACGAGGCGTGCTATGAACCAAATCAATCAGGATCCAATCGTGGCCTCTTTACAAGTAAATGGTTGCCAGCATGGCTCATTAGACCAAGATGAAGCTCCGCCCTCCGGCaatgaagaggaagatgaagatgatgatgaggacTCCCAGAACGTCTCGGTGTCCTGGAGGACTGAGCTGGAGAGCGACAGCTATGCTCAGGACAACACTCTTGCTGACACGCGCCCTCTGATCCGATACAAAAGCGATGAGACCGACGCCCACACACAGGCGTCTCACCTGGACGAGAGCGAATCGAGCGACGGCGAGCAGGAGAGGAAGGCGGGAGAGGCGGGAACGTGGAGCGAGGGGAAATCAAAGACGTTTGGAACCATGGAAGACCTGTGTGAAGAGGTGGAGGATGAATCGGTGGATGACGAGTATAACCCCGAAGACAGGGATGTGAGCCAGAACACGGTGATAAGTGAGCACGCTGGGGGGGAGAATGATCTAGAAGATGAAGACGGAAGTGCTAGAAATCTTGACAGAGAAACTGAAGACCTTACTGTAACCCAAGGACTAAAACttgaagaggaggagctggagatgGACATACTCGTAGAAGAAGAGTTAGAAAACCAGATGAGCTCCGACGCTCATTTCTTACAGTGGCCGGTCAACCAAGATCTGAGCCACAACGAGGAGCAAGAGTTTGAGAGAGCAACAGCTGAGGACATCTCTGCAACGGAAAAACAAGCTGCCATTAATGGCTCCTCGGTGGAAGAACATGAGGTGGAACCTAAAAACCAAGAAGCTGATCAAGAACAGACTGCATCCTCTTTTATGTGTGCTGATGGAAGAGAAGATCCTACTGCTTTCCTCATCAGCTCTGATGAACCTGCAGATCCTGAATGTGTTGTGGCTTTGGTGGAAGAGGACATAGAAATTCAGGATGTGGTCAATACCAATGAGGTCACTGAGGTTCCTCCTCATCCaccagaggaggaagaagaagaagaagcacacGCGTTTCCTGAAAACGCGGAATGGGATGTCCTTGAAGACCCATCATaccattttaaaacagatcaagaCAGGAAGTTTATCCATcaggaatcagctgattccaaTCCCGAAACTCAGGAAGAAGAGACAGACATCTTCATAGTTCCATCAGATAACAAACCACATGACTTCTTCTCCTCTGGCGTGAAGAACGACTTCTGGGTGTCCTCCCTGGAGGGCGGTGCAACATACAAACCCTCGGACTCCTGCAAGGAAGCAGAAGAGCAAGAAGATCCGAATCAAGGAGTCCACCGAGCTGACGAGAGCTTTGAAAACCCAAACGTGGTTAATGGTAACTCCATAGTTGTTGCTGACTCATCTAAATCTTTAGCTGCTGTGAAAGATCCGACGCAGGGTTCTGTGGAAGTGAAGAGGGCT from Oryzias melastigma strain HK-1 linkage group LG16, ASM292280v2, whole genome shotgun sequence includes the following:
- the nes gene encoding nestin, translating into MELHSMNKIFHPHHLGEEKQQMLNLNRRLETYLNRVKVLEEENMMLAKEIQAIRHNDQGRSMLRKGLEKQLHQARLEVDAAWRDRVLTELEVGKLTEELEALNLQRHREAEAKQMAMKNLEHSRKELDEEKRAQLWLREKVNQLEHEMRLLIQTHEEDVAHLESALTQSRTTVPPAFTQRGNQTPDLIKMGQEFSQKATRAWQEAAEAYQGQLVRLEESLDQARGRLSQVNQEKLESQLQIQALEKEIASSLDVRLHLEKTTAQRRDEYGLEIQKLQEHLEGLEVEKEQLGHQIDHLLQENRSLMQMKMSLGLEVATYRTLLDGESLRGDAGLMKKPRNISITDAVFSPRGVSVSYHNQLSAGRKSTSSSSVCPVAPKGTIPAAFRSRNPECSSTQPADVTKPKTLESPSPKRIQEEVVENVRRQEFKVTNVEPLLTSYELKASAAALEEKDGSGSSVVEDPEEVTKSVVSCQVESGLSSEPCFSDEAGLHQFLEHSMLLKSDRATDEPNSFSDDMENYPGEEIVETEGEGRDEVEETRDSEIEVTLKSTTECMSSSVDSECEPTQEMTGDAAGEGMQEVMEDKLYPDGEEMDTWDSVIERKVDVKTEEELKHEGKTQHAEPEEDISAKETRRAMNQINQDPIVASLQVNGCQHGSLDQDEAPPSGNEEEDEDDDEDSQNVSVSWRTELESDSYAQDNTLADTRPLIRYKSDETDAHTQASHLDESESSDGEQERKAGEAGTWSEGKSKTFGTMEDLCEEVEDESVDDEYNPEDRDVSQNTVISEHAGGENDLEDEDGSARNLDRETEDLTVTQGLKLEEEELEMDILVEEELENQMSSDAHFLQWPVNQDLSHNEEQEFERATAEDISATEKQAAINGSSVEEHEVEPKNQEADQEQTASSFMCADGREDPTAFLISSDEPADPECVVALVEEDIEIQDVVNTNEVTEVPPHPPEEEEEEEAHAFPENAEWDVLEDPSYHFKTDQDRKFIHQESADSNPETQEEETDIFIVPSDNKPHDFFSSGVKNDFWVSSLEGGATYKPSDSCKEAEEQEDPNQGVHRADESFENPNVVNGNSIVVADSSKSLAAVKDPTQGSVEVKRACQKFFEGKIIHSEDSEIEAESWSSGEEAAERNPFLDSKY